One Siniperca chuatsi isolate FFG_IHB_CAS linkage group LG3, ASM2008510v1, whole genome shotgun sequence genomic region harbors:
- the LOC122872449 gene encoding myeloid-associated differentiation marker-like, with protein MPVIVLEARDFTSPLFLVRTWEVLSGCTTFSLVASLEHSEINKNQSYHQNLNTFRIFCMFTWCFFFTLTLLIHILSVIQFHSLIPISWKNLTMTVAVLGALMCLSASVVFPWIIMDHYIVSPRPVAAAVASCLTFLAYTSESYVLCTQAHEQRGYMGSMPGLLKTLQLWGGCQMIPLIVEVVCGLASEIRSWQLWVSGVSYGVCVLMSLVTLVVILGDFAGRCLLPFDRFLAGFSLIGVLLYMVATVICFTKILQLRDFFQRNPNKNAELVIMETVVASITLLAYTVDLAFSIKLLCDRSHA; from the coding sequence ATGCCTGTGATTGTACTAGAGGCCAGAGACTTCACCAGTCCCCTTTTTTTGGTGCGGACATGGGAAGTCTTATCTGGCTGTACCACCTTCAGTCTTGTGGCCTCGCTGGAGCATtcagagataaacaaaaatcAATCTTACCACCAAAACCTCAACACATTCAGGATCTTCTGCATGTTTACCTGGTGCTTCTTCTTCACCCTTACACTCCTTATCCATATTCTCAGCGTCATCCAGTTTCACAGCCTCATCCCAATATCCTGGAAGAACCTGACTATGACAGTGGCAGTCTTAGGTGCACTGATGTGTCTCAGTGCTTCTGTGGTTTTCCCTTGGATCATCATGGATCATTACATTGTGTCGCCGCGCCCTGTGGCGGCTGCTGTGGCCTCCTGTCTCACCTTCCTGGCCTACACCTCAGAGTCCTACGTTCTTTGCACCCAAGCCCATGAGCAAAGGGGCTACATGGGCAGCATGCCTGGTCTCCTCAAGACGCTCCAACTCTGGGGAGGCTGTCAGATGATACCCCTGATTGTGGAGGTGGTCTGCGGACTGGCTAGTGAAATACGTAGTTGGCAGCTGTGGGTCTCTGGAGTGTCATACGGTGTCTGTGTCCTCATGTCTCTAGTCACACTGGTGGTAATATTAGGTGACTTTGCTGGCCGATGTCTTCTACcttttgacagatttttggctGGCTTCAGTCTGATTGGGGTGTTGCTCTACATGGTGGCCACAGTGATTTGTTTTACCAAGATCCTGCAGCTGAGAGACTTCTTCCAACGAAACCCCAACAAAAATGCAGAACTTGTTATCATGGAAACAGTGGTTGCCAGTATTACACTGTTAGCTTATACAGTGGACCTTGCCTTCTCCATTAAACTATTGTGTGACAGGAGTCACGCATGA
- the LOC122872418 gene encoding testis-expressed protein 2-like, which yields MTSRHPSHAESAHSTEKQPPAVSPKLHVQRSASKETITVHFSALGKEEEEEEEEPYRTSVSTTSAAQNDSNIVTALEASEDMFEGVPLDSVAEAAVIPESSRLSPVSRHHTNSSPTQTSLQVAEQKGSTSNFTTKSFSFPSSDKPFLSLMKSLSSDTESREGIPSVAAPTVRHRHLMKTLVKSLSSDTSQDSSSSSTPYRLPESLQLFKQFTQSRMPSATMSSAVDSKTAPSSPLTSPDNRSFFKVSEVEAKIEDTKRRLSEVISEPLQMLSKIIDEKSGSIYRPKALSASATELSNIIAINGHMESNNNYCIKEEEGGDWEAESPNSRASGPAESSVPPSVDTKSPNKSSLLSMSLDKCSMSALAKQEDEDYCILHSEDFETCTDTEGDGGDRTDDTGTGSQTKVPLSDSTEPCSEDESESIEPAPSVPHYTLIILTVLVYGYFVLPLPSYVGGMLLGIGLGFLLAIGVVWLTGPKPSGSSFRHSRHHGKWNLTKLDIKEPEIYKSWMNEISNYDPETYHATLTHSVYVRLEGSIIRLSKPNHNVARRATHNEPKPDVTYISQKIYDLTNSKVYLVPHNLARKRVWNKKYPICIELGKQDDFMSKAEGDRWETVESFNTRDRGEGTGGAQERGWSSSTSRDLTLYLFGRTGREKEEWFQRFLSASKLKADLKNASSVAGSKSALSSHSRSSSRSSLDELLAPQPRSKDSAISSTTAGSAKTKPLLDYSVYMASILPKQVAVSPTAASPALQSPQSSPGADKKLQSTSSAQVQPSGEEEENVAWVNATLGRIFWDFLSEPYWAELVSKKIQMKLSKIRLPYFMNELTLTELDMGSATPRVLGASKPSIDYRGLWFDLEISYSGSFLMTLETKMNLIRLGKEGESVRLGEFGKDGCRPRTYCLADSDEESSSAGSSDEEDSSELSNDSAGAEGLVGGHKSSKIMRLVDKITKSKYFQKATETEFIKKKMEEVSNTPLLLTVEVQELQGTLAVNIPPPPTDRIWYGFRTPPHLELKARPKLGEREVTLAHVTDWIEKKLDQEFQKIFVMPNMDDIWLTIMHSAMDPRTAGGPLVGPAVDPEPSQPERDSATQP from the exons ATGACTAGCCGACATCCTAGCCATGCAGAGAGCGCTCATTCCACAGAAAAACAGCCACCTGCCGTGTCCCCCAAGCTCCATGTCCAGCGATCGGCATCAAAGGAGACCATCACCGTCCACTTCTCAGCTCttgggaaggaggaagaggaggaggaggaagagccaTACAGGACATCTGTCTCCACTACCTCAGCTGCTCAGAATGACTCAAATATTGTGACAGCCTTAGAGGCAAGTGAGGATATGTTCGAAGGGGTGCCATTGGACTCTGTAGCCGAGGCTGCTGTCATTCCTGAATCATCCAGACTTTCTCCAGTTTCTAGACATCACACTAACAGTTCTCCCACACAAACGTCTTTGCAAGTTGCTGAGCAAAAAGGCTCAACTTCCAATTTTACAACTAAATCTTTTAGCTTTCCCTCCAGTGACAAACCCTTTCTCAGCTTGATGAAGTCTCTCTCCTCTGACACGGAGTCTCGTGAGGGCATCCCTTCTGTTGCTGCTCCTACAGTAAGGCATAGGCACCTGATGAAGACTCTTGTCAAATCTTTATCTTCAGATACATCCCAGgactcatcctcctcctccacacccTACCGTCTACCAGAATCCCTGCAACTCTTCAAGCAATTCACACAGTCCCGGATGCCATCTGCTACCATGTCTTCAGCTGTTGATTCTAAAACTGCCCCTTCCTCTCCATTAACCTCGCCAGATAACCGCAGCTTCTTCAAAGTCTCAGAAGTCGAGGCAAAAATTGAAGACACTAAGCGGCGTCTCTCTGAGGTCATCTCAGAACCGCTCCAGATGCTGAGTAAGATCATTGATGAAAAGAGTGGCAGCATTTACCGGCCCAAGGCCCTCTCTGCCAGTGCCACAGAACTCTCCAACATAATTGCTATCAATGGTCACATGGAGAGCAACAACAATTACTGCATcaaggaggaagaaggaggtgaCTGGGAGGCTGAGAGCCCCAACAGCAGGGCTTCAGGTCCAGCAGAATCATCTGTTCCCCCCTCTGTTGACACTAAGAGCCCCAACAAATCATCTTTACTTTCCATGTCATTGGACAAATGCTCTATGTCAGCTCTTGCTAAACAAGAGGATGAGGACTATTGCATCCTGCACAGTGAGGACTTTGAGACTTGTACTGACACAgaaggtgatggtggtgatagAACTGATGATACTGGAACTGGTAGTCAAACTAAAGTGCCACTAAGTGATAGTACTGAACCATGCAGTGAAGATGAATCCGAAAGTATTGAGCCGGCACCTAGTGTTCCACACTATACTCTCATCATCCTCACTGTACTGGTGTATGGTTATTTTGTATTACCTCTGCCCAGTTATGTAGGAGGAATGCTGCTTGGGATTGGGCTGGGATTCCTCTTAGCCATTGGTGTTGTGTGGCTGACAGGACCAAAACCTTCTGGCAGTAGTTTTAGACATTCCAGACACCATGGGAAGTGGAATCTGACCAAGTTGGACATTAAGGAACCAGAAATCTACAAG AGCTGGATGAATGAGATATCGAACTATGACCCAGAGACATACCATGccacactgacacactctgTGTATGTCCGGCTGGAGGGCTCCATCATTCGTCTGTCTAAACCCAACCACAACGTCGCCCGCCGTGCCACACACAATGAACCAAAACCCGATGTCACCTACATCAGTCAGAAGATCTATGACCTCACCAACAGCAAA GTATATCTAGTGCCTCATAACCTGGCCAGGAAGCGTGTATGGAACAAAAAATACCCCATCTGCATTGAACTTGGCAAACAGGATGACTTCATGTCAAAGGCAGAGGGTGACAGGTGGGAGACCGTTGAGAGCTTCAACACAagggacagaggagaggggaCAGGAGGAGCACAGGAGCGAGGGTGGTCCTCTTCGACCAGTAGAGACCTGACCCTCTATCTGTTTGGAAGGActgggagggagaaggaggagtggTTCCAGCGGTTTCTATCAGCTTCCAAACTCAAGGCGGACTTGAAGAATGCTTCAAGTGTTGCAGGGAGTAAGAGTG CTCTGAGCTCTCACAgtcgcagcagcagccgcagcagtCTGGATGAGCTACTGGCACCCCAGCCCAGGTCAAAGGACTCCGCAATCTCTTCAACAACAGCAGGCAGTGCCAAAACCAAACCTTTATTAGACTACAGTGTATACATGGCCTCGATACTGCCAAAACAGGTGGCAGTCAGCCCTACAGCTGCCAGCCCTGCCCTTCAGAGTCCTCAGAGCAGCCCTGGGGCTGATAAGAAG CTTCAGAGCACCTCTTCAGCTCAGGTGCAGCCcagtggggaggaggaggaaaatgtTGCCTGGGTGAATGCGACTCTTGGCCGGATCTTCTGGGACTTCCTGAGCGAGCCCTACTGGGCTGAACTGGTCTCCAAGAAGATTCAGATGAAGCTCAGCAAGATACGG ttgCCTTACTTCATGAATGAGCTAACCCTAACAGAACTGGACATGGGCTCGGCCACTCCCAGAGTCCTTGGGGCATCCAAACCCTCCATTGACTACCGAG GCCTGTGGTTTGACCTGGAGATTTCCTACAGTGGTTCCTTTCTGATGACCCTGGAAACCAAGATGAACCTCATTCGCCTGggcaaagagggagagagcgtTCGCTTAGGGGAATTTGGCAAAGATGG ATGCAGGCCACGGACTTACTGCCTGGCTGATAGTGACGAAGAGTCGTCCAGTGCAGGCTCATCAGATGAGGAAGACTCCTCAGAGCTCTCAAATGACTCTGCTGGAGCAGAGGG TTTGGTTGGAGGCCACAAATCCAGCAAGATCATGCGCTTAGTGGACAAGATCACCAAATCCAAATACTTCCAGAAGGCCACAGAAACAGAGTTCATCAAAAAGAAGATGGAGGAAGTGTCCAACACACCCCTTCTGCTCACAGTGGAGGTGCAGGAACTCCAAGGAACGCTGGCTGTCAACATACCCCCTCCACCCACTGACAGGATATG GTATGGCTTTAGGACACCGCCTCACCTGGAACTGAAGGCACGACCTAAACTGGGAGAAAGAGAAGTCACTCTGGCTCACGTTACTGACTGGATAGAGAAAAAACTGGACCAGGAATTCCAG aaAATCTTTGTAATGCCAAACATGGACGACATATGGCTGACTATCATGCATTCTGCCATGGACCCACGTACAGCCGGCGGACCCTTAGTCGGCCCCGCTGTGGACCCAGAGCCTTCCCAGCCAGAGAGGGACAGCGCCACCCAGCCATGA